In one Dermatophilaceae bacterium Sec6.4 genomic region, the following are encoded:
- the trpD gene encoding anthranilate phosphoribosyltransferase, translated as MSVPDAQTDRSWPRLFTDLLKGSDLSSEDTSWAMEQIMAGGASAAQVAGFLIALRAKGETVSEVRGLADTMREFAIAINVPGETLDIVGTGGDGAHTVNISTMSAIVAAGAGARVVKHGNRASSSSSGAADVLEELGLALDLPAQRVGAVAVDAGITFCFSQTFHPSMRHAAVPRRELGVPTAFNILGPLTNPARPKYSAVGCADSRVADLIAGVFADRGSAAAVFRGDDGLDELTVATTSTVRWVRNGQITLHRVDPGALGIATASADALRGGDAAHNATVVHRVLAGAEGPIRDAVLLNTGIALSVVGNGGPGRYGGQSSFEEALQIGVDRARTAIDDGSAARVLEQWIAITRDGVDSSRR; from the coding sequence GTGAGTGTGCCCGACGCTCAGACCGACCGGAGCTGGCCCCGGCTGTTCACAGATCTGCTGAAAGGCAGCGACCTGTCGAGCGAGGACACGTCGTGGGCGATGGAGCAGATCATGGCCGGCGGTGCGTCTGCTGCCCAGGTCGCCGGGTTCCTCATCGCGTTGCGTGCGAAGGGCGAGACCGTGTCCGAAGTTCGCGGTCTGGCAGACACAATGCGCGAATTTGCGATTGCGATCAACGTGCCGGGCGAGACGCTGGACATTGTCGGGACAGGCGGCGACGGAGCACATACCGTCAATATCTCGACGATGTCGGCGATCGTGGCGGCGGGCGCGGGCGCACGGGTCGTCAAACACGGAAACCGGGCGTCGTCATCGTCCTCGGGGGCTGCCGACGTGCTGGAGGAACTGGGGTTGGCGCTGGATCTGCCCGCGCAGCGTGTTGGTGCGGTGGCGGTAGATGCCGGCATCACGTTCTGCTTCTCCCAGACGTTCCACCCCTCCATGCGCCATGCTGCGGTACCTCGACGGGAGCTGGGAGTTCCGACCGCGTTCAATATTTTGGGACCACTGACCAACCCCGCCCGTCCGAAGTACTCCGCGGTCGGGTGCGCCGACTCACGCGTCGCCGACCTGATAGCCGGGGTGTTCGCGGATCGGGGTAGTGCGGCGGCGGTGTTTCGTGGTGACGACGGACTCGATGAACTCACCGTGGCAACGACATCGACGGTGCGATGGGTGCGAAACGGTCAGATCACGCTGCACCGCGTCGATCCGGGAGCCCTGGGAATTGCGACTGCCTCGGCCGACGCGCTGCGTGGTGGAGACGCAGCGCACAATGCAACAGTCGTGCACCGGGTACTGGCCGGTGCCGAAGGGCCGATACGCGATGCGGTGCTCTTGAACACCGGCATTGCGCTGTCGGTCGTCGGAAATGGCGGCCCTGGACGTTACGGGGGACAGTCCTCATTCGAGGAGGCATTGCAGATCGGTGTCGATCGGGCCCGAACCGCCATAGACGACGGTTCGGCCGCGCGCGTCCTCGAGCAGTGGATCGCGATCACTCGAGACGGAGTGGACTCCTCGAGGCGCTGA
- a CDS encoding Lrp/AsnC ligand binding domain-containing protein has protein sequence MISAIVMIKADIDRIPEVAKAVVEISGVTEVYSTTGDVDLIAIVRVARHEDLADVIADRINKIRGMRESQTHIAFRTYSSGDLGAGFSLGLDD, from the coding sequence GTGATCTCAGCAATTGTCATGATCAAAGCCGACATCGACCGTATTCCAGAGGTCGCGAAGGCAGTCGTTGAAATATCGGGTGTCACTGAGGTCTATTCCACCACCGGTGATGTCGACCTGATCGCGATAGTCCGGGTTGCTCGCCACGAGGACCTTGCCGATGTCATCGCGGACCGGATCAACAAGATTCGAGGGATGCGAGAGTCGCAGACCCACATCGCGTTCCGCACGTACTCCAGCGGGGATCTGGGCGCAGGCTTCTCGTTGGGCCTGGACGACTGA